Genomic DNA from Vanrija pseudolonga chromosome 3, complete sequence:
TACCCGACAGGACCAGCGAAACCAGTTCCTCATTCACCTGCGGTACAACTTCCACCACCCGCCGCTCACGGCGCGCGACTACGCTGCGATCGAGCAccaggtgggtggtggcgtcgcgtcgcgtcaaGTCATgtcgcagcgcagcgcaacGCAACTCTACTGACCTGCTCGACTCCAGATCCGCAAGTTCGGGCGTACCCTCGAGATGCTGTCCGAGCCCAGCGTGCGGCATATCGGCGTCAGCAGCGACATGGAGGACTGGTGGGCCAACGAggtggcgcgggcgcgggcgcgcgccgagaaggccgctCTCAAGAAGTAGTAGCAGCGTAGCACGGCCACGGCACTGTTGTACATCGCATTATCTAGCATGGATCGTTCCGAGTCTATTGTTGTTGTGGGCCAGCCAACCCCGGCACCTAggccatctcgacgtcgccgtcgccctcgacatcTTCCcagccgccctcgtcggccgcgtcgtcct
This window encodes:
- the SDH6 gene encoding Succinate dehydrogenase assembly factor 1, mitochondrial; the protein is MARSGLQQEVINLYRQGVRNAMSKGKDQRNQFLIHLRYNFHHPPLTARDYAAIEHQIRKFGRTLEMLSEPSVRHIGVSSDMEDWWANEVARARARAEKAALKK